The sequence GACGCCTTCTGTCTGCTGTTGCAGAATGATATTACACGGGGTGCAACCACCATCAAGATACAGGCAAGGCTGATGAACAAAAGTACCAGCGATTACCTCTGGCACCAGATCTCCCTGTCACCACTCAATGGAGATAAGGAAGAGCCCAGTTACCGTATCGGGTTTATGGTCGACATCCATGCACAGAAAACGGTAGAGGAAACGCTGAAAGATAACTACGAATTAAAACAGGCGGAAAAGAAACTGAAAGATAACCAGCATACACTGGAACAGTATATTGAAGAACTGAACCGCAGTAACCAGGAGCTACAGCAATTTGCCTTTGTAGCTTCTCATGATCTGCAGGAACCGGTACGTAAATTGCTCTTTTATAGTGACTACCTGCTGAATAACTACCAGACTTCTTTTGATGAGAAAAGCCTGCATTTCCTGAACAGTATACAGGGCGCTTCCCGCAGAATGCGATCATTGATTCAAGACCTGTTACTCTTCTCACAAATCAATAAAGAACAGATTCAGTTCCAGGAAGTTGACCTGAATACGGTAGCGACAGATGCCTGCCAGGATCTGGAAATGGCGATTGAAGAAAAGAATGCCGCACTCAATATTCAATCACTGCCAAAACTCTATTGTGACGAACGTATGATGCGGCAGCTGTTTGGCAATATCATCAGCAATTCATTGAAGTATAGCAAGGATGCCCTGGCTCCTCAGATAGATATTTCTTACAAGCAGGAGAACGGGCATATTGAACTTATATTCAGGGACAACGGGATTGGATTTGATGAAAAGTACCTGCCTAAAATGTTCACCCTCTTTCAGCGCTTACATACACGACAAACGTATGAAGGCACAGGATTGGGACTGGCCATATGCAGGAAGATCGTAGAAATGCACCAGGGGAAAATATGGGCTACCTCAGAAGAGGGATTAGGTGCAACCTTTTTCATTTCTTTGCCTACACATCCGATTATTTAATTGCTTACCTTATGAAATGTGGAAAAATACTGGTTATTGACGACGACTCTGAAGATATGGCTATTATCAGAGAAGCCATGGAAATGATCAATGCTGATCATGTGATGATGTTTGCCGAAGGTGGCGAAAAGGCCCTGCAATTGCTGGACACACGCTTTAGCGCAGAACACATAGTTCCTTGTCTGATCGTACTGGACCTGAACATGCCAAAGATGAACGGTACGCAGACACTGGCAAACCTGAAGGCAGATGACCGCTTCAGGAATATTCCTGTTATCATCTACTCTACTTCTATTAATCCTTTTGAAAAAGCGAAATGTGTCACCTTAGGTGCACATGCGTATATTACCAAACCTGTATCTGTCAAAGAAAGTCTGGAAACAGCGCAGGTGTTTCTGAATTTCTGCCAGGCAGATTGATTGTTATCCCAACACTGGCAGCCACACACTCATACCACTCTTCCCCGTATTTGCCCAGGCAACATAAGGTATCAACTTTATCGTAACTGGTTTGGCGTTATCATTCAACTCCTGGTACAAGGTATTCTGCCATTTTGAGTGTCTTAACGTGGCGCATTCCATAGTTTTTCCAGTTGCGTAAATCCGTGAATAGCATGCGCAGGGAGTGTTTCTCCTTTTTCTCCAAACACATACATCGCGGCGGGTTGTTCAATAGTTATTTTGGTTTCGTCTGCGGCGGTAATATTAAGTTGTAGATATTTAGCCATAAATTCATATACTGCTTTGCGCTTGTTGCTACCAAAGTCATGGCCTTCTGCAGGCAGGTGTACATTGGATACTTTGCCGGTCTGGCCGTAGTAGCCGTAGATCTTTTGCAGGTAAGGGAAGTCGTGTTCGGGCATTTTATCTGTCCAGTCGCCGCCATCGCTGACTAACAACTGTGGTCTGGGAGCTGCCATAGCAGCGATTTCTACGTTGTCCGTTCTATTCCCGCAACCATGTATGGGCATCCCACTTTCGCAGGGGCAACCACCATAAAAATAAGAACTGATGGCCACTACAGGTGCACTCACTTTGATACGGTCATCAATAGCTGTCATCAATACCGTATGACTCCCTGCCCCTGAACCACCTGTAATACCGACTCTACTCGTATCTGCATTTTTAAGAGACAATAAATAATCGAGTATCCTGATGGTGCCAAGCGCCTGTACACTCATGGCCAGACTACGACGGTGATCGGCTTCTTCAAATTGCAACTGAGATTCACCCCATGCAAATAGATCGTAGCTGAAAGCCATAGCACCCATGCGTGCTAAGGCAGCACAGCGATATTGACAGTCCGGTCTGTATCGCTGATCTTTCCAATGCCCGTCGGGATTGAGGATCACAGGGATCTTTCCTTTGCTTTTTGCAGGTGCGTACAGTGAACCATTAATATAAACACCTGGCAGTATTTCTATGGCAATGTTACGTACAGTGTATCCATCAAACTTTCTTTCGGCAGTAATGATCGGGGCTGATGCAGGTTTAGGTGGTAATGGAGACAATTGTAATGCCTGTAAGATACAGGGTTGTAGTGTTGCTTTTCTGTTTTCCCATTCCTGTTCGTTATGATATTGCGAAGCGATCCGGTCCAGCTCTGCCCAACCATCGGCAACAGGCCAGCGATAGTATTCATAATTGGTAAGGCGGTATTGCTTATCCTTTTCCTTTCTTACTTTCAGATCGAGTGGTGCGAGTACACGTTCAAGCGTCGCCTCTGCATCCGGTCGATACCGCCAGTCCGCATAAGTCACATACTTACCGGCTACCTCTGCCTCCGTGTATCGGATTTTAATACCATAGCGGTGCTGGATATCGAGTAGTACATCCTGCAAGGGCTTCTTATATCCGCTGTCAGAGTTTTGCTGTGCATAGGCACATTGTACCAGTAACAGGCAGAAAAGCAATCTTATCATGGGAAAACATTAATAACGTGGTCACAACGGTGAATTAAGTGTCAATCAAACGAATATATTTTATTTGCCTGAAAAATCAAAATACAGGGTAAGTTGTAATAAGCGTCCTTTTTATACAAATCGTGTGAATGGTATCCAGGTGTTTTTACATCATATTTTCCGAATCCCTGAAGCTCCCGGTATAGTCATCCATTTGCCGGAATTGGCACCTGCGGTGCAATAAAATGCCCAATTGGTATTGAATTTCGGTTTCCTGGGCAGCCAGACGATATGCGCCTGTCAAAACAATAAAAAGGGGCATAATGGTCTTCTTTATAACAAAAACGTGGAGCCTGACCGGGAGTAGGATAGACAATAAAATGAATAATGGGAATTACAGCCACGGAAGGGCTCCCCATGTATACTTCACCCATATAATCATATTTCTTTCACAGTATTCACTCTTCTCTCATCAGACCGCTCTACCTGCAAGGTTTTTGTCATTACTATTAGTTATAAAATGAAACTTATGGCATCTAAAACGATATTATTTATCCATGGAATGTTTCAAAACCCTAAAAGCTGGTCTCATTGGGTAGACTTCTTTACTGAAAGAGGCTACACCTGTTTAGCGCCTCCATGGCCGTTGCATGAAGGCGACCCTGTATCATTACGCGAGCAACCACCTGCAGGCCTTGGCGAACTGAGTCTCGACACCGTTGTTAAAGCAATGGAAAAGGTAGTTGCTACACTAGCGGAAAAACCTGTGGCTATCGGTCATTCTGTAGGTGGTCTGATTGTACAGTTACTATCAGAGAAAAATTTGATTGCAGGAGGTGTATGTATCGATTCTGTGGCCCCCAATGCCATGCAGACTTTTGACTGGGGATTTTTCAAAAACAGTACACTCATTGCCAATCCATTTAAAGGCGATCATCCTTTTATAATGGACGAACAATCCTTCCATGAATCATTTGCTAATACAATGACGGATGAAGGCGCTAATGCAGCCTTTCGTGCTTTTGCAACGCACGACAGCCGGAATGTATTGAGAGATTGTCTGGGCCGTGCCGGACATGTAGACCTGGATCTGCCGCATTTCCCTTTACTATTTATTGGTGGCAGCGATGACCAGATCATTCCTGCGGAACTGAATAAGAAGAATGCGAAGGCTTATACAGATGATAAGAGTATTACAACATTCCGGGAATTTGCGCACAGGGGGCATTTCATTTGCGGGGAACCGGGATGGGAAGAAGTGGCAACATATGCATATCAATGGATTCACGCAAATATCTAATAATAAAAACCTTCATGAAAGAGGGAATTCACCAATGGGGGATGAAAACCATTTTCAGAAAAAACCCTCATGAACCGGGTTCACAAACGACTATGAAAATGGTGGTACCTTCGACAAAAGTACTACCATGGAACAATCACATATCAGTTTTGAACAGGTTGTGAGTCGCGGCTGTGGCCTCGATGTTCACCAGGAGAATGTAGTAGCCACCATCAGAGGAAATGGGTTGGAAGAACAAACCCGCACTTTTAGCACTTTCACAAGTTCACTTAGGGACCTGGTAGCTTGGCTTGAAGAATCCGGCATTACACATGTCGCAATGGAGAGCACGGGGGTTTACTGGAAGCCTGTTTTTAATATACTGGAACCTCACTTTGAACTTATTCTGGTCAATGCCCGGCATATTAAATATGTGCCGGGGCATAAGACCGATCGCAATGACAGTGCCTGGATTGCAAAATTATTGCTAAGCGGGCTACTAAAGGGAAGTTTTATTCCACCGCAATACACTCGCGAATTACGGGAATTGTACCGATACAAACGTAAAGTAATAGGACAGCGGTCCAGTGAATATAACCGGTTACAGAACATTTTAGAGACAGCCAATATCAAATTGAGCACTGTAGTCAGTGATGTATTCGGTGTAAGTGGCTGGTCAATGATCACTGCCATTATTGAAGGAGAACAGGATCCTATGATATTGGCCAATTTGGCAAAAGGTAGGCTCAAAATCAAAAAACAAGAGCTTATTCTTGCATTAGAAGGCCATCTTAATGAGCATCACCGTTTTATGCTCAGCCTGTCTAAAACTGTTATTTTACAGCTAAATGACCTACTTGGTCAGGTGGATAACCGTATAGATCAGTACTTAAAAAATGGGAGGAAGAAGTAAAATTACTTCAGACTATTCCCGGAGTACAAAAACAAACAGCTACCGCCATCTTAGCCGAAATAGGTACAGATATGCATGCGTTCCCTAATCAGCATCATTTGGCTAGTTGGTGTGGTTTATGTCCTGGTAATAATGAAAGTGCCGGAAAAAAGAAAAGTGAAAGAATCAATCATGGCAACAGATCCCTTAAAACCGCACTCGTGGAAGCAGCATGGGCTGCAGCACATACGAAAGATACTTATCTGAAAAGAAAATATTATACTTTGAGTATACGAAGAGGCAAAAAACGAGCACTTATTGCAATTTCACACAAAATCCTAATTGCCGCTTATTTTATACTCAAAAATAGAGTGCCATATATGGAACCTGATAATCAGGAGTGGCTAAAAAAAGAAAGCAGGCGCAGATAAATAATTATCTCAGACGCCTGCGCGAGCTTGAGGCATTACCCCCATCTCAATAAGATTACTAAGTTACAAAAATCGACCTTTTATTGGTGCTTTTTCAGCCTGTAGAAAAAACTGATTTAAGACTCTAAGTACAAACGATTGTTGCTATAAGCACGAAAAGAAAATTTTAATCCTATAGAGTCATATCAAATTATGGCCTGGACGAACTATTTTCAAAGAAAAAAAGGGGGCATCTTCGGGACGAGGGCACTGAAGAAGTTGCCCTTTTATGAGGGATCTCTTAAAAAATGATCAGGTAGAACACGTTTTTACCTGATCGTTTTTTTTGTACAAGAACTTGTTATTGGGCTTATATGATGATTTGTTGCGCATGATTGGTAAAATCCAAAGTTCTCCGGGCAGTTTTCACCAACTTTCGTCTTTTAGAGGTTTAGTTTGATAATTCTTTTCAGATTTACCGTGAAGATCGCCAATGCACCTTGCATTTGCATGCTATCAATCCCATAGGATATTGCCCGATTATAGCCATGTACATTCTTTAACTCACTGTTTTTTGCCTCGATCTTATATCGCTGTCTGGCCTTTTCTTTATAATATTCACTTTCTTGAAAAATCATTTGTTGCTGGTGTAAGTTTGATTGTATGGATACAGAATAGCTTTTAGTCTTTGCTTCAGGCTTATAACAATTGTCCTTCAGCGCGCAGATCTTACATTTTTCAATGTCAAAAAAATAGGTATCTACCTGATTAGTACCTACATCCTTCCTGCCATTACGGACTTTTTTAATCGCCATATGACCGGCCGGACAAACGAACATATCGGCATCCTTATTATAATCAAACTTATCCTCATCCTTTCTAAAGCCCTGGGTAATGGAAGGGTTCAGCTTTGCTACCACTTGTATATTCTGACCCTGGTTATCTTTTAATTTAAGGTTTTCTTTGCCCGAATATGCGGAATCACCGATAATCGTATCAACTTCAATCCCATTGTTCTGGCTGATCTCCAAAAGTTTGGGCAACTCCGGGCCATCACCTTTTTCTCCTGATGTGACTACCGCCGCGGTTATGATACGCTCTTCTGTCATGGCAAGATGTGTCTTATAGCCAAAGAATGAACTATCCGCAGATTTGTGCCCGATCCTGGCGTCCAGATCTGTGGAGAGTATGTGGTTTTCTTCCGTATCCTCTAATGTTTCCTTTAGCAGGTTTAGCTTTTCTTTAACCGCAGGTATTGAACTTAAAGTCTGCTCTGAGCTAATACGCCTCTCAAGTTCTCTGCAATAAATCAGCTCATCCTGCAGATCATTCGACGTATTTTTCTCAGGCAGATGGCCCTTCATATCCTTATCTATGGCGTAAACTGCTTTGCGAAGTAATTTTGAACGTTCTCTTAACACATCAAGGGCCGAATAAGGATTCGATCTGGAGAGTGAATGGGTGGCATCAACAATGATCGATTTGGATTTAATAATTCCTTTTTCGAGAGCAATAGATACAGTTTTGCCAATCAGCAGATTTAACAGGTCTGTGTCTTTTAAGCGAAGCTTTCGAAATTTAGTCAGTGAACTAGGGTTGATAACAGCTTCCTCGGGAGACATATCAAGAAAGTATTTGAAGGACATATCATAACGGGAACGCTCAACGATATCGACGTCTGAGGCAGTATAGATCGTTTTCAATAATAAGTATTTGAACATACGGATCGGGCTTTCAGCCATGCGACCATTATTCAAACAATACTTATTCACCAGTTCCTGATAAATAAACTGAAAATCGATCAGTTCGTTAATCTGGCGGAGCAGATTGCCTTTAGGTACTATAAGATCGTAAAGACTCGAAAAAGAACTAAGCTGAAGTTGCTGTTGATGAGGTAACATGCTATGATATATTGCTGATACCTCTAAGATAATTGAAAGGGAGCAGTAAACTTGCGTTTGCTGCTCCCTTTAATATTTAAGCATCTTGGGACTTTTTCAGTGCCCTCCTTCGGGACGCCCCTTTTTTTTATTTGGGTACCTTTTTCATACATGCACTTCCTGTTACTTATAATACATCCCCTCTTATCTATTTCCTGTGGAATCGTATCACCTGCATACTCAGTGCATCCAGCGTCATACTTCCTTTTGTTAATGCTGTTTCAATAGAAACAGGCACGCCCCTGTCTTCTTTCAATATTGTCACATTTGCCTTTGATTGCAATGCACCAAAAGCTTTCAGATTGACATTTACTTTAGCGTCTGTACCACCCGCATTTACAATCTTTACAATGATATCTCCTGTCTTTGTATCCTTCACACAGGATGCTGCCAGCGTAGAATCCTTCTTACGATCAAAGGTCACTACATCACTGATATATACATCTCCTGTATTCGCAGAAAACAGCTGCTGTACATAGTAGTTCACCGTTGGATATACACCTGTATTGTCAAAATAAATCAGGTCCGGATTCCAGTTGGTATTTCCTTTCTTTGCCAGCAGTGGTGCATAAGAAGCCATGTGTACCACATCACCGTTTCTTTCCAGACTGGTCATATAAGCAGCTTCAGAGATAGCGTTGATAAACCTGTTGCCTTTAGAAGCATATTCGCCAACATACACTTTTGCTTTTTTCCTGTCATACTTATCATAGCGAAGATTATTCTTCAGGAACCATTCAGGGTCATTATAATAATGCTCATCTACTACCGGTACTTTCAGTTTGTTTACGATCTCCCATCCTTTCTCATAATCTTCACCTTCAGAGAAAGGACCAGCTGTACCAATTACTGTAATTTCCGGATGCTTTGCTTTCACAACATTATAAATCATGGTGAAGCGTTCTTCAAAACCTGGGGTCATTTTATCTTCATTACCAATACCAACGTATTCCAGGTGGAATGGCTCCGGATGACCTGCAGCAGCGCGCCTGGCTCCCCAGGCAGAAGTAACGGGACCATTTGCAAATTCTATCAGATCCAATACATCCTGGATATATGCCTGCATATCCTGCATAGGAATACCTTTCTGACCTGTGCCACCAATCGCCCAGGTACCGCCGGAATTCTGGCAACTCACAGCAGCAGCCAGGATAGGTACGGGTTTAGCACCAATGTCTTCACAGAACCGGAAATATTCAAAATAACCCAATCCCATTGACTGGTGATAGTTCCAGATGTTGCGCTGATCAACACGTGCTTCTAAAGGACCAATGGTATTTTTCCAGTTGTAAATGTTTGCGATACCATCTCCATGTACCAGGCATCCACCGGGAAAGCGCATAAATTTCGGGTGCAGATCTGCAATCGCCTGTCCCAGGTCAGCCCTCATCCCGTTTGGCCTGTCCTTGAATGTTTTCTTTGGAAAAAGCGACACCTGATCCAATGCCAGTTCGCCAATACCTTTTGCGATGATCACCACACAGGCGCTGTCATCGCTTTTATTCACCGTAATACTGGCGGCATATTTCTGCCAGTTTTTATCTTTTATATCGAAAGTGGTTTCGCCGTAAATATCTCCTTTTTTGTTGCGGAGACTTACAGTGACAGGCATGGCATTGCCAGCAAGTCTATTTGCGAAAAACGATACATCGTACTGTTCGCCTTCTTTTACAGAAATACCATTAAAACCGTAGTTAGTTAATCCAAGACCTTCCTGTCCTGCATCCTGGATATCCAGTACTACATAATGCGGATTATTTTCATTGAGTGGAGACTTCGTTTCCACCGATATTTTGCCGTAAGCAAATCCTTTGGGTGTGTACTCCCATGCTGTCATTGGATTCCATCCTCTATGGTCCGATCCTGTATATTCAAAAGAACGGTTCTGGATGAGTTCTGCATACAATCCCCCATCAGCAGCATAGCTGATGTCTTCAAAGAAGATACCGAATAGGTCAGGACTGATAGCCTTCTGCCGTTGGGCAAAGGTAGCCGTGGAATAAAGGGCGATGATAAATGTAAATAATGGACGTTGCATATAAATTGAAATCTACGTTAGTGTTAATATACAACTACGATTTATTAATGAGTATAAAAATCTTTAAATATCATTTTCTTTTTGAATACAGTCTACTTTTCAAGTAATTATTCTGCTCAAAAACTTACATTCATTTACTAATATTTTTAGTATTTTGTGCTAAATTAATTAGTTTTGTGTCAATAGAATTAGAACAGGTTTTCGAAGGTGCTTATTTCTTACAACAGGGAAAAAAGATTAGGATAAAAGGCACGGATTTACCAAATATCCTGCAGGTTATCGATACGCTGGAACCAATATTGATCGAACGCGCTGAATTGTCGCTTTTCCGCTTCTCCACTATGGATGGAAGGACCGGCACAGTTCTTCGTCCAACAGCACTTGGTAACAAGTTTTGGCTGAAACCTGGCATGGGAGGAAAATGGTTTGTAGGTGTAGATGAAGTCCTGACTTCTGCTTACATCTACTACATTCATCAGCTACAACGGCTCTTCTTTTCCCTCTTTGAAGAACAACTCAGGTACCCCAGTGATGAAGTACCCACTGGCAAATCTGCGAAAAAAACCTACTACTATAAACCTCAGCACCAGGTTAGCTCAATAGTAGTAGAAACCAATAATCCGCGCATAAAAAGTGGCTATTCCAGGAAAGCAATCCTGGTGCCTGTGCCGGATGAATTGTACTACCTCACCTCCGACATGCGGTTGCTGATCCGGTCCAAACAATTGGGATACGCCATCTGGGAAGTAGTAGAAAGTCCGCCACTCTTCGTACATGACGGCAAACCCTGGGGCCTCCGACTGGCAGCAGGTAAAACCGTCACCGAAGAGGAGACGGCAAAAGCAGGAAAGTGGCTGCTGAAGCATCTGATAGGAAATGAAGTGAATTTTACTTAAGCAACAACGGGGACAAACTCAAATAACAAAGGGAATAAAACAAACGACCGGTAATAAAGAACTTTTCAGCACCCTCAGACTGTATATCTCAAAATAACAAAGAAATCGCCTTCAACATGAACTATTCAACATCTTCATCGTAAAGCTCGTTTTTGAGCTGCATCCATGCCAACACAAAAGGATGATCAGCATGCATTGTTTCTAAACGACAAGTCTGCTCTCACTGTGTGCAGCAGCTATAGCTATGCCATCACCTCACTTGTGTCAGTTAGGAGTACTCCGCACCCCCGGAGTACCCCTAACTGCGCGGGTGGCTCGCTCACAGCCAACAAGCGTTTTCATTTTTTTCACGAAAGTAGTCGATCGACAACTTTCTATTCTCTAAAATGTGATCATTTTTCACCCGGAATGTCTGAACTAAAAGTAATATTAAAAGAGCTCGGCGGAAAGATCAAAGCAATTCGTAAGCAGAAAAAAATGACCCAGCTGGATCTCGAAGTTTCTTCCGGTGTACATGCCGGAGATATTTCGAAAATAGAAAATGGCATGAAAAATCCCGCTGCGACTACGCTCATCAAATTAGCCGCTGCACTCGAAGTTGAGCTGAATGAATTTTACCCCATCAGGAGAATTGAAAATTAATTGTCTGGCTGACAAATTCCTATATTATTAAGCCTTTTCCCTCAAACGGTCGCTCCACGATCGCAAAACCCTGCTGCTGTCAATGACAACAGCGGGGTTTCTCTTTTCACTCAGCTTTTTATTACATTTGGTCAGCCACGTAATGATATGACTTTACTACCCGAAAGCCGCCAGCAAGACCTTTCATTCCATGACCTCCGCCTGGAATCCAACTTTGAAACCTTCTTCAAGGCTCTTTACCCTCAACTCTGCGTATACTGCAAAATCAAATACAACTTCAACGTGCACCTCGCCGAAGACATCGTAAATACCTCCTTCTCCAAACTATGGGAAGCCCGCCATACCCTCAACCCGACCCTCTCGGCCAAAGCATATCTCTTCAAAATCGTTAACAACCAATGCCTTAACACCCTCAAACACCAAAAGGTACAGGATCAGTATACCCAGGCCCAGCTCAATATAGCTGATCCTTTGTCCGCCACGGACGATCTCGACCTCAAACAACTCCGCGACGCCATCAACATGGCCATTGCCGAACTACCTGACCAGATGCGAAAAATATTTGAACTCAACCGCCACGACGGACTTAAATACACCGAAATAGCCGCACTACTACATCTATCTGTCAAAACTGTAGAAACCCAGATGAGCCGGGCACTGCTCAAACTCAGGAAAAAACTGGCCGCCTTTATCCGCTAAAAAATATTTTCACCCCTTGTAGGGGTAAAATTACTTTCACTTGTATTAATACCCGAGCGCATGGAAAATACAATCAACGATGAACTCCTGACCAGGTACCTGGCAAATGAGGCCACCGCCTCAGAAAAAGCCCTCGTCGAGCGCTGGATAGCTCTCAGCGCGGAAAACTGCCAATACCTGGATACCCTCCGCCAGGCATGGCAACTCGCCGATGCCAGGCAAACGCTTGATTATGTGCTGGATGAAATGAACATGGATGAAAAATGGGTGCAGTTCAAACAGGCAGGAGAAAAACCGGTGTCATCAAAAAGACCGTTCGCTATACTGGCTGCCGCAGCTGCCATCTGTCTGCTTATGATCGTTAACTGGCAATGGATCGATAAAAGACCATCTACCAATATTGCGCTGTCAACCAGACCTGCTTTGCATGACAGCCTGCATCATGCTACAAACACCACGGGTGTGCCCATGAAACTCACCATGGGAGACGGTACCGGCATCCTGCTGGCTGATCAAAGCGCACTTACCTGGCGGGAACCATTTACCCACAACCGCGCGATCAGTATGACAGGGAAGGCATTTTTTCAGGTAACAAAAGACGACCAACATCCATTCACAGTGATCAGTGGAGAAATCACGACGACAGTATTGGGAACGGGTTTTGAAGTCAATTCATTTCATGATATCAGGGTCAGATTATACACTGGCAAGGTGATGATCTCTTCTTCCAACACAGGAAGAATGAAGAACAAAGTATACCTCTCTCCCGGACAGGAATTTATTTATGGCAACCGGATCATCGTGCACTCTTTCCTGCAGAACACCGCTTCTGCTAAGAGAAACAGTCATCCTGCAGAAGATCCGTACATCGCCAATAGCGAAGAGAACAACTGGTATATGTTCAA is a genomic window of Chitinophaga sp. LS1 containing:
- a CDS encoding ATP-binding protein, with product MHELARVTLENEMDLILAHKRSMKLAELAGLSLSAQTTFATAVSEVSRNAIDSGKRGSLILSVESDLREKFIVACLKNEQQNNAREGLEHAKKLVNKYKVSTNGPETSIELFYTISPAFRIDIQKLDEWRSLFRNEPSISPYEELKRKNEQLQELSEKVQKSEDQYKVLTNSLPLMIFSLDDHGQLLYANDWLLHYTGQNLNSLNNSKWKTIVHADDYDAFCLLLQNDITRGATTIKIQARLMNKSTSDYLWHQISLSPLNGDKEEPSYRIGFMVDIHAQKTVEETLKDNYELKQAEKKLKDNQHTLEQYIEELNRSNQELQQFAFVASHDLQEPVRKLLFYSDYLLNNYQTSFDEKSLHFLNSIQGASRRMRSLIQDLLLFSQINKEQIQFQEVDLNTVATDACQDLEMAIEEKNAALNIQSLPKLYCDERMMRQLFGNIISNSLKYSKDALAPQIDISYKQENGHIELIFRDNGIGFDEKYLPKMFTLFQRLHTRQTYEGTGLGLAICRKIVEMHQGKIWATSEEGLGATFFISLPTHPII
- a CDS encoding response regulator, with product MKCGKILVIDDDSEDMAIIREAMEMINADHVMMFAEGGEKALQLLDTRFSAEHIVPCLIVLDLNMPKMNGTQTLANLKADDRFRNIPVIIYSTSINPFEKAKCVTLGAHAYITKPVSVKESLETAQVFLNFCQAD
- a CDS encoding alpha/beta hydrolase family protein, yielding MIRLLFCLLLVQCAYAQQNSDSGYKKPLQDVLLDIQHRYGIKIRYTEAEVAGKYVTYADWRYRPDAEATLERVLAPLDLKVRKEKDKQYRLTNYEYYRWPVADGWAELDRIASQYHNEQEWENRKATLQPCILQALQLSPLPPKPASAPIITAERKFDGYTVRNIAIEILPGVYINGSLYAPAKSKGKIPVILNPDGHWKDQRYRPDCQYRCAALARMGAMAFSYDLFAWGESQLQFEEADHRRSLAMSVQALGTIRILDYLLSLKNADTSRVGITGGSGAGSHTVLMTAIDDRIKVSAPVVAISSYFYGGCPCESGMPIHGCGNRTDNVEIAAMAAPRPQLLVSDGGDWTDKMPEHDFPYLQKIYGYYGQTGKVSNVHLPAEGHDFGSNKRKAVYEFMAKYLQLNITAADETKITIEQPAAMYVFGEKGETLPAHAIHGFTQLEKLWNAPR
- a CDS encoding alpha/beta hydrolase; its protein translation is MASKTILFIHGMFQNPKSWSHWVDFFTERGYTCLAPPWPLHEGDPVSLREQPPAGLGELSLDTVVKAMEKVVATLAEKPVAIGHSVGGLIVQLLSEKNLIAGGVCIDSVAPNAMQTFDWGFFKNSTLIANPFKGDHPFIMDEQSFHESFANTMTDEGANAAFRAFATHDSRNVLRDCLGRAGHVDLDLPHFPLLFIGGSDDQIIPAELNKKNAKAYTDDKSITTFREFAHRGHFICGEPGWEEVATYAYQWIHANI
- a CDS encoding IS110 family transposase, which codes for MEQSHISFEQVVSRGCGLDVHQENVVATIRGNGLEEQTRTFSTFTSSLRDLVAWLEESGITHVAMESTGVYWKPVFNILEPHFELILVNARHIKYVPGHKTDRNDSAWIAKLLLSGLLKGSFIPPQYTRELRELYRYKRKVIGQRSSEYNRLQNILETANIKLSTVVSDVFGVSGWSMITAIIEGEQDPMILANLAKGRLKIKKQELILALEGHLNEHHRFMLSLSKTVILQLNDLLGQVDNRIDQYLKNGRKK
- a CDS encoding IS1182 family transposase, with product MLPHQQQLQLSSFSSLYDLIVPKGNLLRQINELIDFQFIYQELVNKYCLNNGRMAESPIRMFKYLLLKTIYTASDVDIVERSRYDMSFKYFLDMSPEEAVINPSSLTKFRKLRLKDTDLLNLLIGKTVSIALEKGIIKSKSIIVDATHSLSRSNPYSALDVLRERSKLLRKAVYAIDKDMKGHLPEKNTSNDLQDELIYCRELERRISSEQTLSSIPAVKEKLNLLKETLEDTEENHILSTDLDARIGHKSADSSFFGYKTHLAMTEERIITAAVVTSGEKGDGPELPKLLEISQNNGIEVDTIIGDSAYSGKENLKLKDNQGQNIQVVAKLNPSITQGFRKDEDKFDYNKDADMFVCPAGHMAIKKVRNGRKDVGTNQVDTYFFDIEKCKICALKDNCYKPEAKTKSYSVSIQSNLHQQQMIFQESEYYKEKARQRYKIEAKNSELKNVHGYNRAISYGIDSMQMQGALAIFTVNLKRIIKLNL
- a CDS encoding alpha-L-arabinofuranosidase C-terminal domain-containing protein — translated: MQRPLFTFIIALYSTATFAQRQKAISPDLFGIFFEDISYAADGGLYAELIQNRSFEYTGSDHRGWNPMTAWEYTPKGFAYGKISVETKSPLNENNPHYVVLDIQDAGQEGLGLTNYGFNGISVKEGEQYDVSFFANRLAGNAMPVTVSLRNKKGDIYGETTFDIKDKNWQKYAASITVNKSDDSACVVIIAKGIGELALDQVSLFPKKTFKDRPNGMRADLGQAIADLHPKFMRFPGGCLVHGDGIANIYNWKNTIGPLEARVDQRNIWNYHQSMGLGYFEYFRFCEDIGAKPVPILAAAVSCQNSGGTWAIGGTGQKGIPMQDMQAYIQDVLDLIEFANGPVTSAWGARRAAAGHPEPFHLEYVGIGNEDKMTPGFEERFTMIYNVVKAKHPEITVIGTAGPFSEGEDYEKGWEIVNKLKVPVVDEHYYNDPEWFLKNNLRYDKYDRKKAKVYVGEYASKGNRFINAISEAAYMTSLERNGDVVHMASYAPLLAKKGNTNWNPDLIYFDNTGVYPTVNYYVQQLFSANTGDVYISDVVTFDRKKDSTLAASCVKDTKTGDIIVKIVNAGGTDAKVNVNLKAFGALQSKANVTILKEDRGVPVSIETALTKGSMTLDALSMQVIRFHRK
- a CDS encoding helix-turn-helix domain-containing protein gives rise to the protein MSELKVILKELGGKIKAIRKQKKMTQLDLEVSSGVHAGDISKIENGMKNPAATTLIKLAAALEVELNEFYPIRRIEN